The Humulus lupulus chromosome 3, drHumLupu1.1, whole genome shotgun sequence genome window below encodes:
- the LOC133823357 gene encoding mitochondrial fission 1 protein A: protein MEAKIGKFFESVGSFFSGGDQIPWCDRDVILGCEREVAEASDGGSDERKNESIMRLSWALVHSRQPEDVKRGVAMLEASLTNTSSPLEQREKLYLLAVGYYRSSEYSKSRQLLEQCLEIAPDWRQALTLKKTVEDRIAKDGVIGIGITATAVGLIAGGIAAAFARRN, encoded by the exons ATGGAAGCGAAAATCGGAAAGTTCTTCGAATCCGTCGGTTCCTTTTTCAGTGGCGGAGACCAGATTCCTTGGTGCGATCGCGACGTAATACTT GGCTGTGAGAGAGAAGTTGCAGAGGCTTCTGATGGTGGGTCAGATGAACGTAAGAATGAAAGCATTATGCGATTGTCATGGGCACTCGTTCACTCAAGGCAACCAGAAGACGTGAAGCGTGGGGTGGCCATGCTTGAAG CTTCTTTGACAAATACTAGCTCACCTTTGGAACAGAGAGAGAAGCTATACCTTCTGGCTGTTGGATATTACCGAAGCAGTGAATATTCAAAAAGTCGGCAGCTGCTGGAGCAATGCTTAGAG ATTGCTCCTGATTGGAGGCAGGCTCTGACCCTTAAGAAGACAGTTGAAGACCGAATTGCTAAGG ATGGTGTTATTGGAATAGGCATCACTGCTACTGCGGTTGGACTTATAGCTGGTGGTATTGCTGCTGCATTTGCCCGAAGGAACTGA